A single window of Brevundimonas naejangsanensis DNA harbors:
- a CDS encoding RNA polymerase sigma factor yields MGLDVLYGRYARWFRARLIRRYGAQDAEDLAQEAWLRLAPYQATRTIRHPRALLLRIAANLMADRRARRSLRARYLEEISAAEGRFHEAPSQIDEVMARELILGLPEPLRDVFVLSRFGGLTNAQIGEKLGISPKTVEWRMTRALAHCAAQLRR; encoded by the coding sequence TTGGGACTGGACGTCCTCTATGGGCGCTATGCTCGCTGGTTTCGGGCGCGGTTGATCCGGCGCTACGGGGCTCAGGACGCCGAAGACCTGGCGCAGGAGGCCTGGCTGCGGCTGGCGCCCTATCAGGCGACGCGGACGATCCGGCATCCGCGGGCCCTGCTGCTGCGCATTGCGGCGAACCTGATGGCGGATCGCAGGGCCCGGCGGTCGCTACGGGCGCGCTATCTGGAGGAAATCAGCGCCGCCGAGGGCCGGTTTCATGAAGCGCCATCGCAGATCGACGAGGTCATGGCGCGGGAACTGATCCTCGGCTTGCCAGAGCCCCTGCGCGATGTCTTTGTGCTATCAAGGTTCGGCGGATTGACGAATGCACAGATCGGGGAAAAGCTCGGGATTTCTCCCAAAACCGTTGAGTGGCGCATGACCAGGGCCCTGGCGCACTGCGCCGCCCAACTCCGGCGCTAG
- a CDS encoding TonB-dependent receptor, giving the protein MDDVIVTGTLLKSTGGLASPVTMLDRDALDRRGFATAAEALTDLPQNYAGAATPLVQLAGTDRAGSNSVYATGVNLRGLGATSTLLLVNGRRLAGTGLRGDFGDVSALPSGAVERVDVLLDGASALYGADAVAGVVNVIMRRSFDGQETRVRGSAAQGGAEDLMISHLAGRSWSSGAAYLSYEYQTTNGLSSLDRSYTADGDLRRYGGTDRRNFYSAPGNIVAFNSATSSYQALYAIRPTTGGTAQGPSDFVAGAANLQSTTLGADLVPSIERHSLYGRMSQSLGPRFEMSADVRYNRRAHEIVGPASAGVFTANAANPWFVSPSGASSHTIGYAFLAELGPTRAEGSSESVGVTVGGRYALTSDWSLDGYLTWASERGEAGVYNRVHSRFANEALGLTPDDPATPFKAAVDGYLNLFGDGGANSRAVLDFIGQGYSIARDESQASSANLLVEGPLLRLPGGDLRLAAGVQHRRDQFNTQTVSFAATPAPVLNRKPQRERSISAVFVEARAPLIGRYRLGPVCDVWMSPWPGVSRPMTTSGIQPIPRSD; this is encoded by the coding sequence GTGGACGACGTGATCGTGACCGGCACCTTGTTGAAATCGACAGGCGGCTTGGCTTCGCCCGTGACCATGCTGGACCGCGATGCGCTCGACCGCCGCGGTTTTGCGACGGCGGCCGAGGCTCTGACCGATCTGCCGCAGAACTACGCCGGCGCGGCGACGCCGCTCGTCCAGCTGGCGGGGACAGATCGGGCGGGCTCCAACTCCGTCTACGCCACAGGCGTCAATCTTCGCGGCCTTGGCGCGACCTCGACCCTGCTTCTCGTCAACGGCCGGCGTTTGGCTGGGACCGGGCTGCGCGGCGATTTCGGCGACGTCTCCGCCTTGCCCTCGGGCGCGGTGGAGCGGGTCGATGTCCTGCTCGACGGCGCCTCGGCCCTTTATGGAGCGGACGCGGTCGCCGGCGTGGTCAATGTGATCATGAGGCGATCCTTCGACGGCCAGGAGACGCGCGTCCGAGGGTCCGCCGCTCAAGGCGGCGCGGAAGATCTGATGATTTCCCATCTGGCGGGGCGGTCCTGGTCGTCCGGCGCGGCCTACCTGTCTTACGAATACCAGACGACGAACGGCCTCAGTTCATTGGATCGGTCCTATACGGCGGACGGGGATCTGCGTCGGTACGGCGGCACGGACCGTCGCAACTTCTACAGCGCGCCTGGCAATATCGTCGCCTTCAACTCGGCGACCTCCTCCTATCAGGCCCTGTACGCTATTCGACCGACGACCGGCGGGACGGCGCAGGGGCCGAGCGATTTCGTGGCGGGAGCCGCCAATCTGCAATCGACGACCTTGGGTGCGGATCTTGTCCCCTCGATCGAGCGGCACAGCCTTTACGGACGGATGAGCCAGTCTTTGGGGCCGCGCTTCGAGATGTCGGCGGATGTGCGTTACAATCGGAGAGCCCATGAGATCGTCGGCCCTGCCAGCGCCGGGGTCTTCACCGCCAACGCCGCCAATCCCTGGTTCGTGTCGCCGAGCGGCGCTTCCTCCCACACGATCGGCTACGCCTTCCTGGCTGAACTGGGCCCAACGCGGGCCGAGGGCTCTTCCGAAAGCGTGGGGGTGACGGTCGGCGGCCGTTATGCGCTGACGTCGGACTGGTCCTTGGACGGCTATCTGACCTGGGCGAGCGAACGGGGCGAAGCTGGCGTCTATAATCGGGTGCACAGCCGTTTCGCGAACGAGGCGCTGGGCCTGACGCCGGATGATCCGGCGACGCCCTTCAAGGCCGCCGTCGACGGCTATCTCAATCTGTTCGGCGACGGAGGGGCCAACAGTCGGGCCGTCCTCGACTTCATTGGCCAAGGCTATTCGATCGCTCGGGACGAGAGCCAGGCGAGTTCCGCCAACCTATTGGTCGAGGGGCCGCTGTTGCGGTTGCCGGGCGGGGATCTGCGCCTGGCGGCGGGCGTCCAGCACCGAAGGGATCAGTTCAACACCCAGACCGTCTCATTCGCGGCGACGCCGGCGCCTGTGCTCAATCGCAAGCCTCAACGCGAACGTTCGATCTCGGCGGTCTTCGTCGAGGCGCGAGCGCCGCTGATCGGCCGGTACAGGCTCGGCCCGGTTTGCGACGTCTGGATGTCTCCGTGGCCGGGCGTTTCGAGACCTATGACGACTTCGGGGATACAGCCAATCCCAAGGTCGGATTGA
- a CDS encoding thermonuclease family protein, with translation MLSHREAPAPADRFLCDVAYVNDGDTLRCKDGTRVRLHAVAAREADETCSPGHPCPAASAASATAELRRLAADRTISCEQIGQSYNRVTAICWTPTQVEINCAMIRSGTTVVWTKFDRQRPLCRT, from the coding sequence ATGCTCAGCCATAGGGAAGCCCCCGCTCCTGCTGACCGCTTCCTTTGCGACGTCGCCTATGTGAACGACGGCGACACCCTGCGCTGCAAGGACGGAACGCGCGTTCGCCTTCACGCCGTCGCCGCAAGGGAGGCCGACGAAACCTGTTCGCCGGGCCACCCCTGCCCCGCCGCGTCGGCGGCTTCGGCGACCGCCGAGCTGCGCCGCCTGGCCGCCGACCGGACGATCAGCTGCGAGCAAATCGGCCAGAGCTACAACCGCGTCACCGCCATCTGCTGGACCCCGACGCAGGTCGAGATCAACTGCGCCATGATCCGCAGCGGCACGACTGTGGTATGGACGAAGTTTGACCGCCAGCGTCCGCTGTGCCGCACCTGA
- a CDS encoding FecR family protein, translating to MSHPKNRVEASETEAAAWHARLGARSVSTETIEDFFAWRSKPGNADAYRRVERVWGAAGRLEKDPEIARAFSEALSRKDSAARPRRLGRAVIGAAIGGAVMAAAVAGALWLQSRTVFATGVGEQRVVQLADGSNVRLDTDSRIRVRFDGDRRLVELEDGQALFTVAHDGHRPFVVLTDDIQVTAVGTVFDVRRDSSGVKVTLVSGVVDVAERVAGRAVKRLAAGQQSQLTPQGQVTRAVDIQAETSWTDGRIVFRDTPLREAVSEVNRYLTHKIVLDAAAQEAASVNGVFRTGDRDAFVSTAAEVFGLRAKKGVDGEVLLSDAKKSRGAPGSPGA from the coding sequence ATGAGCCACCCGAAAAATCGGGTTGAGGCCAGCGAGACCGAAGCGGCGGCGTGGCACGCCCGTCTCGGCGCGCGCAGCGTCAGTACCGAGACCATAGAAGACTTCTTCGCCTGGCGGTCCAAACCGGGCAACGCCGACGCCTATCGACGGGTCGAGCGGGTCTGGGGGGCCGCCGGCAGGCTGGAGAAGGACCCCGAGATAGCCCGGGCCTTCAGCGAGGCTCTGTCGCGCAAGGACAGCGCCGCGCGGCCGCGGCGGTTGGGAAGGGCGGTGATCGGCGCCGCGATCGGCGGGGCCGTCATGGCGGCGGCGGTCGCCGGGGCTCTATGGCTGCAGTCCCGAACCGTGTTCGCGACCGGCGTGGGCGAACAGAGGGTCGTCCAACTGGCCGACGGGTCGAACGTGCGGTTGGATACGGATTCCAGGATCAGGGTTCGTTTCGACGGCGACCGCAGATTGGTGGAGTTGGAGGACGGCCAGGCCCTGTTCACGGTGGCCCATGACGGCCACCGGCCTTTCGTGGTCCTGACGGATGATATCCAGGTGACGGCTGTAGGGACGGTCTTCGACGTGCGCCGCGACAGCAGCGGCGTGAAGGTGACCCTGGTGTCGGGCGTCGTCGATGTAGCGGAGCGCGTGGCGGGCAGGGCGGTGAAGCGGCTGGCGGCGGGACAGCAGAGCCAGTTGACGCCGCAGGGGCAGGTGACGCGCGCCGTGGACATCCAGGCCGAGACGAGTTGGACCGACGGGCGGATCGTATTTCGGGATACGCCACTGCGCGAGGCGGTGAGCGAGGTGAACCGGTATCTGACCCACAAGATCGTGCTCGACGCCGCCGCTCAGGAGGCGGCGTCGGTCAACGGGGTGTTCAGAACAGGGGACCGCGACGCCTTCGTGTCCACGGCGGCGGAGGTGTTCGGACTGAGGGCGAAAAAAGGGGTCGACGGCGAGGTTCTGCTGTCCGACGCAAAAAAATCAAGGGGCGCTCCGGGGTCGCCCGGGGCCTGA